The following are encoded together in the Gemmatimonadaceae bacterium genome:
- a CDS encoding RecQ family ATP-dependent DNA helicase gives MTVRPSDAALAVLEQRFGYPAFRPGQAEAVASVLAGKETVVILPTGGGKSLCYQVPALMLPGLTLVVSPLISLMKDQVDALERRNIPAAFINSSLSSAQVSDRIARARNGDLKLLYVAPERFDAGPTLDRLRDANVSLLAIDEAHCISEWGHDFRPSYLRLAPVRERLGNPTLIALTATATPQVREDIIRQLQMGRPTTIVTGFDRVNLTYHVRSCRTDDDKDTALVDELKARAGLAIVYASTRKAVERIAGMLTRRRIRALPYHAGLDDAHRRDVQDAFMHEQARVIVATNAFGMGIDKPNVRLVVHHAMPGTLEAYYQEAGRAGRDGEPAECVLLHAYRDRFTHEYFLKAGHPRREVVEPLYRLLQASPPAGATPDSAQLAKRLGRQVNARDVDAALRLLERTGAWRGEPGGSMRVRVRLLATAARIREQLGEDRALELGLLRALWRVGRDQLYDGMDIDVDGLPPAIGGGTAFTLLDALQGEQFLEFSRVTAGPALTRPEAPLEAFRIDWASIERRVRADFDKLEAVQRYAYTDRCRRAFVLRYFGDPSARPECGACDNCLGPAKARTARRRPTGKRVKHTFISTDDVLVPLPPPDHPPRAPRRRRDADAS, from the coding sequence ATGACCGTCCGCCCGTCCGACGCAGCACTCGCCGTGCTCGAACAACGATTCGGCTATCCCGCCTTCCGGCCCGGGCAGGCGGAGGCGGTGGCCAGCGTGCTCGCCGGCAAGGAGACCGTGGTCATCCTGCCCACGGGCGGCGGCAAGTCGCTGTGCTATCAGGTGCCGGCGCTCATGCTCCCCGGCCTCACGCTCGTCGTCTCGCCCCTCATCTCGCTGATGAAGGATCAGGTGGACGCGCTCGAGCGGCGCAACATCCCCGCGGCGTTCATCAACAGTTCCCTGTCGTCGGCGCAGGTGAGCGATCGGATCGCGCGCGCCCGCAACGGCGACCTCAAGCTGCTGTACGTGGCGCCGGAACGATTCGACGCCGGGCCCACGCTCGACCGATTGCGGGACGCCAACGTGTCGCTGCTCGCCATCGACGAGGCGCACTGCATCAGCGAATGGGGGCACGACTTCCGGCCGAGCTACCTGCGGCTGGCGCCGGTGCGCGAGCGGCTGGGCAACCCCACGCTGATCGCCCTCACCGCCACCGCCACGCCGCAGGTGCGCGAGGACATCATCCGCCAGCTCCAGATGGGCCGGCCGACCACGATCGTCACCGGGTTCGATCGCGTCAACCTCACCTACCACGTGCGGTCGTGCCGCACCGACGACGACAAGGACACGGCCCTGGTCGACGAGTTGAAGGCACGCGCCGGGCTGGCCATCGTCTATGCCTCCACGCGCAAGGCGGTGGAACGCATTGCCGGCATGCTCACCCGCCGCCGCATCCGGGCGCTGCCGTACCACGCCGGGCTCGACGATGCCCACCGGCGCGACGTGCAGGATGCGTTCATGCACGAGCAGGCGCGCGTGATCGTGGCCACCAACGCGTTCGGCATGGGCATCGACAAGCCCAACGTCCGGCTCGTGGTGCATCACGCCATGCCCGGCACGCTCGAAGCCTACTACCAGGAAGCGGGACGGGCGGGGCGGGACGGGGAGCCGGCCGAGTGCGTGTTGCTGCATGCCTACCGCGACCGCTTCACGCACGAATATTTCCTCAAGGCGGGCCACCCCCGCCGCGAAGTGGTCGAGCCCCTGTACCGCCTGCTGCAGGCATCGCCACCGGCGGGCGCGACGCCCGATTCCGCGCAGTTGGCCAAGCGGCTGGGCCGCCAGGTGAACGCGCGCGACGTGGACGCCGCGCTGCGGCTGCTCGAACGCACCGGCGCCTGGCGCGGCGAGCCGGGCGGGTCGATGCGCGTTCGCGTGCGCCTGCTCGCCACCGCGGCGCGCATTCGCGAGCAGTTGGGCGAGGACCGGGCGCTCGAGCTCGGCCTGCTCCGCGCGCTGTGGCGAGTGGGCCGCGATCAGCTGTACGACGGCATGGACATCGACGTGGACGGGCTGCCCCCGGCCATCGGCGGCGGCACGGCGTTCACCCTCCTTGACGCCCTGCAGGGTGAGCAGTTCCTGGAGTTCTCGCGGGTCACCGCCGGGCCCGCGCTCACCCGGCCGGAGGCGCCGCTCGAGGCGTTCCGGATCGACTGGGCCTCCATCGAGCGCCGCGTGCGGGCCGACTTCGACAAGCTCGAAGCCGTGCAGCGATATGCGTACACCGACCGTTGCCGCCGAGCGTTCGTGCTCCGATATTTCGGAGACCCTTCGGCACGCCCGGAATGCGGGGCGTGCGACAATTGTCTGGGTCCGGCCAAAGCACGAACGGCGCGTCGCCGGCCCACCGGCAAACGCGTCAAGCACACGTTCATCAGCACCGACGACGTGCTGGTGCCACTGCCTCCGCCCGATCATCCACCGCGCGCCCCGCGTCGCCGTCGAGACGCTGACGCCTCCTGA
- a CDS encoding acyl-CoA dehydrogenase family protein, whose product MDDALYFSEQHVAVREMVREFARDEVAPVAAKCDADATFPWANVKRMGELGLLGVPWPEALGGAGLDLISYMIVIEELAKVDASHGLTVSAHTTLGTSPIVHFGTEEQKLRYVPLLAAGKVMGGFGLTEPEAGSDAGGTRTTAVRKKDHYVLNGVKRFITHGYVGEIFVVTAVTTPGQGTKGISSFILTKPTGDLDAAAAAGVGHDPSLPAMRGFRAGKKEDKLGWRASDTAELIMEDVEVPVENRLGEEGRGFKNFMRTLDAGRIGIAALSLGIAEGAFAEALKYTAVRKQFGQAIAKFQGVHFQLSDMATEIEAGKHLMFHAAWLAQHGKPYSKEAAMAKLFCSELAMRATITAVQLHGGYGYTKDYPVERMMRDAKICEIGEGTSEIQRIVIARHLLKGLLD is encoded by the coding sequence ATGGACGACGCCCTCTATTTCTCCGAGCAGCACGTGGCCGTGCGCGAGATGGTCCGCGAGTTCGCGCGCGATGAAGTGGCCCCCGTGGCCGCGAAGTGCGACGCCGACGCGACGTTCCCGTGGGCGAACGTGAAGCGCATGGGCGAGCTGGGACTGCTCGGGGTGCCGTGGCCCGAAGCGCTGGGTGGCGCCGGCCTCGATCTCATCAGCTACATGATCGTCATCGAGGAGCTGGCCAAGGTGGACGCGTCGCACGGGCTCACCGTGTCGGCCCACACCACGCTCGGCACGTCGCCCATCGTCCACTTCGGCACCGAGGAGCAGAAGCTCCGCTACGTGCCCCTCCTGGCGGCCGGCAAGGTGATGGGCGGGTTCGGCCTCACCGAGCCCGAGGCCGGCAGTGACGCCGGCGGCACCCGCACCACGGCCGTGCGCAAGAAGGACCACTACGTGCTCAACGGCGTGAAGCGGTTCATCACGCACGGATACGTGGGAGAGATCTTCGTCGTGACGGCCGTGACCACGCCGGGGCAGGGCACCAAGGGCATCAGCTCGTTCATCCTCACCAAGCCAACCGGCGATCTCGACGCGGCAGCGGCGGCGGGCGTGGGACACGATCCGTCGCTCCCCGCGATGCGCGGATTCCGCGCCGGCAAGAAGGAGGACAAGCTGGGGTGGCGCGCGTCGGACACGGCAGAACTGATCATGGAGGACGTCGAGGTGCCGGTGGAGAACCGGCTCGGCGAGGAAGGCCGCGGGTTCAAGAACTTCATGCGCACCCTCGATGCCGGACGCATCGGCATCGCCGCGCTGTCGCTCGGGATCGCCGAAGGGGCGTTCGCCGAGGCGCTCAAGTACACCGCCGTGCGCAAGCAGTTCGGGCAGGCGATCGCCAAGTTCCAGGGGGTCCATTTCCAGCTGTCCGACATGGCCACCGAAATCGAGGCCGGCAAGCACCTGATGTTCCATGCGGCCTGGCTGGCGCAGCACGGCAAGCCGTACTCCAAGGAGGCGGCCATGGCCAAGCTCTTCTGTTCCGAGCTGGCCATGCGGGCCACGATCACGGCCGTGCAGCTCCACGGCGGGTACGGGTACACCAAGGACTACCCCGTGGAACGGATGATGCGGGACGCCAAGATTTGTGAGATTGGAGAGGGCACCTCCGAAATCCAGCGCATCGTGATCGCCCGGCACCTGCTCAAGGGATTGTTGGACTGA
- a CDS encoding Rne/Rng family ribonuclease produces MTVPVRAPSRRVDLRRRFPMKREILINANPRETRVAILEDEQLVELLVDRPDARRMVGDIYFGRVEAVLPGIQAAFVDIGTEKSAFLHASDLVYPEDGDDEDDDGEAEPEAEESAADEPEEGEQPGPRRGGRRRQRAKAPAIQDVLKRGQDIIVQISKEPISTKGPRVTAQVSMAGRFLVFMPFASRVGVSRKIGDRAERGRLREMVQSVLPPDSGGVIARTVGEDATKETFKRELDTLIGQWNRIKRKTHFVRAPALIHRETNLTRGLIRDLFSEKVEQVTVDSKQVFNEIIEYLKGVAPDLVDRVKLYEEQVPVFDKAGIEPEIRDLFKRRCDLPSGGYLIIEPTEALVSVDVNSGRYTGKKDPEKTILRTNLEGAREVARQIRLRDIGGIIVCDFIDMETKANRDRVLQEMRTHLSRDRARTKAFAVSDLGLIEMTRQRVRQSHLQNMTEACPTCAGTGRVFTAETIIRRMERSVRRMIVEGKRDPLIVKLHPDVAMYVLEQERDLVKKLEKAAGFGLEFRDDPLLRPDEFKLVVKSAGRDVTQQYAVA; encoded by the coding sequence ATGACCGTCCCTGTCCGCGCGCCGAGTCGCCGCGTGGATCTGCGCCGGCGGTTCCCGATGAAACGCGAGATCCTCATCAATGCAAACCCGCGCGAGACGCGGGTTGCGATCCTGGAAGACGAGCAACTCGTTGAACTCCTCGTCGACCGGCCCGATGCTCGGCGCATGGTCGGCGACATCTATTTTGGCCGGGTAGAAGCGGTCCTCCCCGGCATCCAAGCGGCCTTCGTCGACATCGGCACCGAGAAGAGCGCGTTCCTGCACGCCTCCGACCTGGTGTATCCGGAAGACGGCGACGACGAGGACGACGACGGCGAGGCGGAGCCCGAGGCCGAAGAGAGCGCCGCCGACGAGCCCGAGGAAGGGGAGCAGCCGGGTCCGCGCCGCGGCGGCCGGCGCCGCCAGCGCGCCAAGGCGCCGGCCATCCAGGACGTGCTCAAGCGCGGCCAGGATATCATCGTCCAGATCTCCAAGGAGCCGATCTCCACCAAGGGCCCCCGCGTCACGGCGCAGGTCTCCATGGCCGGCCGGTTCCTGGTGTTCATGCCGTTCGCGTCCCGGGTGGGCGTGAGCCGGAAGATCGGCGACCGCGCCGAGCGTGGACGGTTGCGCGAGATGGTCCAGAGCGTGTTGCCCCCGGACTCCGGCGGCGTGATTGCGCGGACGGTGGGCGAGGATGCCACCAAGGAGACGTTCAAGCGCGAGCTCGACACGCTGATCGGCCAGTGGAACCGGATCAAGCGCAAGACGCATTTCGTGCGCGCGCCGGCGCTCATCCATCGCGAGACCAACCTCACCCGCGGCCTCATCCGCGACCTGTTCAGCGAGAAGGTGGAGCAGGTGACGGTGGACTCGAAGCAGGTGTTCAACGAGATCATCGAGTATCTCAAGGGCGTGGCCCCCGACCTCGTGGACCGCGTGAAGCTGTACGAGGAGCAGGTCCCGGTATTCGACAAGGCGGGCATCGAACCCGAGATTCGCGACCTCTTCAAGCGGCGCTGCGATCTGCCCTCGGGTGGCTACCTGATCATCGAGCCCACCGAGGCGCTGGTGTCGGTGGACGTGAACTCGGGCCGCTACACGGGCAAGAAGGATCCGGAGAAGACGATCCTCCGCACCAATCTCGAAGGGGCGCGTGAGGTGGCGCGGCAGATTCGGCTTCGCGACATCGGCGGCATCATCGTCTGCGATTTCATCGACATGGAGACCAAGGCCAATCGCGACCGGGTGTTGCAGGAGATGCGCACCCATCTGAGTCGCGACCGGGCCCGCACCAAGGCGTTCGCGGTGAGCGATCTGGGGTTGATCGAGATGACCCGCCAGCGCGTGCGGCAGAGCCATCTGCAGAACATGACCGAGGCCTGCCCCACCTGCGCCGGCACGGGCCGCGTGTTCACCGCCGAGACGATCATTCGCCGCATGGAGCGCTCGGTGCGCCGGATGATCGTGGAGGGCAAGCGCGATCCGCTGATCGTGAAGCTCCACCCCGACGTGGCGATGTACGTGCTCGAGCAGGAGAGGGACCTGGTGAAGAAGCTCGAGAAGGCGGCCGGCTTCGGGCTCGAGTTCCGGGACGACCCGCTCCTGCGCCCGGACGAGTTCAAGCTGGTGGTCAAGAGCGCCGGCCGGGACGTCACCCAGCAGTACGCCGTGGCCTAG
- the rplU gene encoding 50S ribosomal protein L21 — MAYAIIRTGGKQFRVEPGRYYKIPSLPGEPGGVVEFNEVLLGSDGTAVKTGVPTLSGAKVTGEILRQGRGDKIVVFKMKRRKNYAKKQGHRQGFTEVMINDITLG; from the coding sequence ATGGCCTACGCAATCATTCGCACCGGCGGCAAGCAGTTCCGTGTCGAACCGGGCAGATACTACAAGATCCCTTCGCTCCCCGGTGAGCCGGGCGGCGTCGTGGAATTCAACGAGGTCCTCCTCGGCTCCGACGGCACCGCCGTCAAGACCGGCGTGCCCACGCTCTCGGGCGCCAAGGTCACCGGCGAAATTCTCCGGCAGGGACGCGGCGACAAAATCGTCGTGTTCAAGATGAAGCGCCGCAAGAACTACGCTAAAAAGCAGGGGCACCGGCAGGGCTTTACCGAAGTCATGATCAACGACATCACGCTGGGCTGA
- the rpmA gene encoding 50S ribosomal protein L27: MAHKKGVGSSRNGRDSNPKYRGIKKYGGEPVIAGNIIVRQCGTKWHPGRNVGMGTDYTLYSLIDGVVKFEHHSKARYKVSVYPTVATETTSAA, from the coding sequence ATGGCACATAAAAAGGGCGTCGGCTCGTCGCGCAACGGCCGCGACAGCAACCCGAAGTACCGCGGCATCAAGAAGTACGGTGGCGAGCCCGTAATCGCGGGCAACATCATCGTGCGCCAGTGCGGCACCAAGTGGCACCCGGGCCGCAACGTGGGCATGGGCACCGACTACACCCTCTATTCGCTGATCGACGGCGTGGTGAAGTTCGAACACCACAGCAAGGCGCGGTACAAGGTGAGCGTGTACCCCACCGTCGCCACCGAGACGACCTCCGCGGCCTGA
- a CDS encoding glycerophosphodiester phosphodiesterase, with protein MPHALPRFERIAHRGAPREFPENSLEGFLRALERGADAVELDVHKTRDGGVVIHHDPDVRTPDGALRPISGLSRAEVESCRLAGGLRVPSLAQALEAIGPRATVYIELKGHDVGAAAAAVASAHGARYALHSFDHDAIRALSASLPQLSYGILLDAGTPDPAAVAAAFSGRDIWAHWTLADAALARRIHARAQRLLAWTVNDPAEADRLRLAGVDGVCTDDVRLLGGGVGRDTTGPA; from the coding sequence ATGCCCCACGCGCTGCCCCGCTTCGAGCGGATCGCCCACCGCGGCGCCCCGCGCGAATTTCCCGAGAATAGCCTCGAGGGCTTTCTGCGCGCCCTGGAACGCGGGGCCGACGCCGTGGAACTCGACGTCCACAAGACGCGCGACGGCGGGGTCGTGATACACCACGATCCCGACGTTCGCACCCCCGACGGCGCCCTCCGCCCGATTTCCGGGCTCTCCCGGGCCGAGGTCGAGAGCTGCCGGCTCGCCGGCGGCCTCCGCGTCCCCTCGCTCGCGCAAGCGCTCGAGGCCATCGGCCCGCGCGCCACCGTCTACATCGAGCTCAAGGGCCACGATGTGGGTGCGGCGGCCGCGGCCGTGGCCAGTGCCCACGGCGCCCGCTATGCCCTGCACAGCTTCGACCACGACGCCATCCGGGCACTGTCCGCGAGCCTGCCGCAGCTGTCGTATGGGATCCTCCTAGACGCCGGAACCCCGGACCCGGCCGCCGTGGCTGCGGCCTTTTCCGGGCGCGACATCTGGGCCCACTGGACCCTGGCCGATGCCGCCCTCGCCCGCCGCATCCATGCCCGCGCACAACGGCTCCTGGCGTGGACGGTGAATGATCCGGCGGAGGCCGACCGCCTGCGCCTGGCCGGGGTCGACGGGGTGTGCACCGACGACGTGCGGCTACTTGGCGGCGGGGTCGGCCGGGACACGACCGGGCCTGCCTGA
- a CDS encoding RNA polymerase sigma factor: protein MTDSARSGDERPDLELIAAWQAGDQRAATSLVERHAPALARFVASCGERREVDEVVQDTFVRAFGSLDTFRADSSLRTWLFTIARRLLLDRIRAERRRRDRVEIEEGDAVTEFDALDGVVADETRQQLRAAVAGLSPRQREVFALRVNEGLSYKEIADVVGTTEGAARVHYHNAVHAIKEFLND from the coding sequence ATGACCGACAGCGCACGGAGCGGTGATGAACGGCCGGATCTCGAGCTCATCGCGGCATGGCAGGCGGGAGACCAGCGGGCGGCAACGTCGCTGGTGGAACGCCACGCGCCGGCGCTGGCTCGATTCGTCGCGAGCTGTGGCGAGCGCCGCGAGGTGGACGAGGTGGTGCAGGACACGTTCGTGCGGGCCTTCGGCTCGCTCGATACGTTCCGCGCCGACAGCTCGCTGCGGACGTGGCTGTTCACGATCGCGCGCCGGCTGTTGCTCGACCGGATCCGGGCCGAACGGCGCCGGCGCGACCGGGTGGAGATCGAGGAGGGGGACGCAGTCACCGAGTTCGATGCGCTGGACGGGGTGGTGGCGGACGAGACCCGCCAGCAGTTGCGCGCTGCCGTGGCGGGGCTGTCGCCGCGGCAGCGGGAAGTGTTCGCCTTGCGGGTGAACGAAGGGCTGAGCTACAAGGAAATCGCCGACGTGGTGGGTACGACGGAAGGCGCGGCGCGCGTGCACTATCACAACGCCGTGCATGCGATCAAGGAGTTTCTCAATGACTGA
- a CDS encoding zf-HC2 domain-containing protein, whose product MTDCPNAELRDLLPDLLHDRLDGATRTRVEAHLRGCEECRGELALLRSLRAVAPTPRLDVAGIVAALPAPRAPRRWTANSWRIAAAIVVLAAGGSSLVAHFAGSRPTDSVRVATLSPAHDSAVDSGRGASGDVELNVGYGYSELTDAQLLALLKDVQQINAMPSTETDATVPNVTLSNGGA is encoded by the coding sequence ATGACTGACTGTCCGAACGCGGAACTGCGCGACCTGCTGCCCGACCTGCTGCACGATCGCCTCGATGGGGCGACGCGCACGCGCGTCGAGGCGCATCTGCGCGGGTGCGAGGAATGCCGGGGCGAACTGGCGTTGCTGCGGAGTCTTCGCGCCGTGGCGCCCACTCCGAGGCTGGACGTGGCGGGGATCGTCGCCGCGCTGCCGGCGCCGCGCGCACCCCGGCGGTGGACGGCGAATTCCTGGCGGATCGCCGCGGCGATCGTGGTGCTTGCGGCAGGGGGATCGTCGCTCGTGGCGCATTTTGCCGGATCACGCCCCACAGACAGCGTGCGTGTCGCCACTCTGTCCCCGGCCCATGACTCGGCCGTCGACTCAGGGCGCGGCGCGTCAGGGGACGTGGAGTTGAACGTCGGATACGGCTACAGTGAGTTGACCGATGCCCAGTTGCTGGCCCTCCTCAAGGACGTCCAGCAGATCAACGCGATGCCGAGCACAGAAACGGACGCCACGGTGCCGAACGTGACGTTGAGCAACGGGGGCGCATGA
- a CDS encoding MFS transporter, whose product MNSPTRVIPRRAVLSWMLYDLANVIFSMGVISLYFSLYVRAEVGADRADSLLGGISALSMGIMFCLSPLLGAMTDRARRRLPFLVWATLICCACTALIARGPFMLSAVLFVIANGAYQAGVQFYDSLLPEVTTEENRGRINGMAIGLGYLGSYIAVGGGLWMSSTTGDFPFAKYFLFVALAFLALALPCFVFVRERGNAHPRPIFTWTAVTESVRQTVRTLQSGNRYPGLLRFLVGRAFYTDAINTVIIFMSLYTVNVAISTGLSKEDGQQKAQLVLMSAITAAIFGGILWGFAVDRLGSKRTLMIVLTGWVATFTLAAFVGFLHLPIAWLFVVACGAGICLGGTWASDRPLMLRLTPPDRVGEFYGLYGMVGRFSAVTGPILWGATTWLTVERGHMPVVRGEAFAILSLLAMMLAGLAIVRRVSDEPRDWPALNRLS is encoded by the coding sequence ATGAATTCTCCCACCCGGGTGATCCCGCGGCGCGCGGTCCTCAGCTGGATGTTGTACGATCTCGCCAACGTCATCTTCTCGATGGGCGTGATCTCGCTCTACTTCTCGTTGTACGTGCGGGCGGAAGTGGGCGCCGATCGCGCCGACAGTCTGCTCGGGGGGATCAGCGCGCTGTCGATGGGGATCATGTTCTGCCTGTCGCCGTTGCTCGGCGCGATGACGGACCGGGCGCGACGACGACTGCCCTTTCTGGTCTGGGCCACGCTCATCTGCTGCGCCTGCACGGCCCTCATCGCCCGTGGGCCGTTCATGCTGAGCGCGGTCCTGTTCGTGATCGCGAACGGCGCCTACCAGGCCGGCGTGCAGTTCTACGACTCGCTCCTGCCGGAGGTGACCACGGAAGAGAACCGCGGACGCATCAACGGCATGGCGATCGGGCTCGGATACCTGGGGTCGTACATCGCGGTCGGCGGGGGCCTCTGGATGTCGTCCACGACCGGCGACTTCCCCTTTGCGAAGTATTTCCTGTTCGTCGCGCTGGCGTTCCTCGCGCTCGCGCTGCCGTGCTTCGTGTTCGTGCGGGAGCGGGGCAACGCGCATCCGCGGCCGATCTTCACGTGGACCGCGGTCACCGAGTCGGTGCGGCAGACGGTCCGCACGCTGCAATCCGGCAACAGGTATCCGGGACTGCTGCGGTTTCTCGTCGGGCGCGCGTTCTACACCGACGCCATCAACACCGTGATCATCTTCATGTCGCTCTACACGGTGAACGTGGCGATCTCCACCGGGCTCTCCAAGGAGGACGGACAGCAGAAGGCCCAGCTCGTGCTGATGTCGGCCATCACGGCGGCGATCTTCGGCGGCATCCTGTGGGGGTTCGCCGTCGACCGCCTGGGCTCCAAGCGGACGCTCATGATCGTGCTCACCGGGTGGGTGGCCACGTTCACGCTCGCGGCGTTCGTGGGCTTCCTGCATCTCCCGATCGCGTGGCTCTTCGTGGTGGCGTGCGGCGCGGGCATCTGCCTGGGCGGCACGTGGGCGTCGGACCGGCCGCTGATGCTGCGCCTCACGCCGCCCGATCGCGTAGGGGAGTTCTACGGCCTGTACGGCATGGTGGGACGGTTCTCGGCCGTGACCGGCCCCATCCTGTGGGGAGCCACGACGTGGCTCACCGTCGAGCGGGGACACATGCCGGTGGTGCGGGGCGAGGCCTTTGCCATTCTGTCGCTGCTCGCGATGATGCTCGCGGGGTTGGCGATCGTGCGTCGCGTGTCGGACGAGCCGCGCGACTGGCCGGCGCTCAATCGCTTGTCATGA
- a CDS encoding ATP-dependent 6-phosphofructokinase, giving the protein MAGTQRTIAILTGGGDVPGLNPAIRAITIRALRDGYRVVGIRHGWAGLVDYVPDATADNSEHVQVLSEAIVNRAGRTGGTFLHTSRARPSHLPLERVPAHMSGYDQPINDVTKDVLKHLEHIGVDVLIPIGGDDTLSYGKRLHDEGVNVVAIPKTMDNDVHGTDYCIGFSTCVTRTIELTHRLRTSAGSHERFLVIEVFGRYAGFTALLPTMAGAADRCVIPEHPLDVDRLAELLTGDRNRNPSRYAVVLVSEGARLSTHDAMTFASEEADMFGHRKLGGIGDQVAAALKAASAKYNNGRRIDIVNQRLGYLVRSGDPDALDSIVPMAFGNLAIDLIMKKQYGRLVSIHRGFYDSVPLSSVTSEKKVVNVAKYYDTDRLRPIYDFDGAPLFIMTSD; this is encoded by the coding sequence ATGGCGGGGACGCAGCGCACGATCGCAATTCTCACCGGCGGCGGGGACGTGCCCGGATTGAATCCGGCCATCCGCGCCATCACCATCCGCGCGCTGCGCGATGGGTATCGCGTGGTCGGGATACGACACGGCTGGGCCGGGCTCGTGGACTACGTGCCCGACGCGACCGCCGACAACAGCGAGCACGTGCAGGTGCTGTCCGAAGCCATCGTGAATCGCGCCGGTCGCACGGGCGGGACCTTCCTGCACACGTCGCGGGCGCGGCCCAGCCACCTGCCGCTCGAACGGGTGCCGGCGCACATGTCCGGCTACGACCAGCCGATCAACGACGTGACCAAGGACGTCCTCAAGCACCTCGAGCACATCGGGGTGGACGTGCTGATCCCCATCGGCGGGGACGACACGCTCAGCTACGGCAAGCGTCTGCACGACGAGGGGGTGAACGTCGTCGCGATTCCGAAGACGATGGACAACGACGTGCACGGCACCGACTACTGCATCGGGTTCAGCACCTGCGTGACCCGTACGATCGAATTGACGCACCGCCTGCGCACGTCGGCCGGCTCGCACGAGCGGTTTCTCGTGATCGAGGTGTTCGGGCGGTACGCGGGCTTCACGGCGCTCCTGCCGACCATGGCCGGCGCGGCGGATCGGTGCGTGATTCCCGAACACCCGTTGGACGTGGATCGTCTGGCGGAATTGCTCACCGGCGATCGCAACCGCAACCCCAGCCGCTACGCGGTGGTCCTCGTCTCGGAGGGCGCGCGCCTGTCCACGCACGACGCCATGACCTTCGCCAGTGAAGAGGCGGACATGTTCGGACACCGGAAGCTGGGCGGGATCGGTGACCAGGTGGCCGCGGCGCTCAAGGCCGCGTCGGCGAAGTACAACAATGGGCGTCGCATCGACATCGTGAACCAGCGACTCGGCTATCTGGTGCGCTCCGGCGACCCCGATGCCCTCGATTCCATCGTCCCGATGGCGTTCGGCAACCTGGCGATCGACCTGATCATGAAGAAGCAGTACGGCCGCCTGGTCAGCATCCACCGCGGGTTCTACGACAGCGTGCCCCTGTCGAGCGTGACGTCGGAGAAGAAGGTGGTGAACGTCGCCAAGTACTACGACACCGACCGGCTGCGGCCGATCTACGACTTCGACGGCGCGCCGCTGTTCATCATGACAAGCGATTGA